The following proteins are co-located in the Pyricularia oryzae 70-15 chromosome 1, whole genome shotgun sequence genome:
- a CDS encoding FAD binding domain-containing protein, whose amino-acid sequence MSPIISIAIWATLLSTITSLTFPYENMQLDPAEALSFPSIAFGNATIPIPQQPSCKSYPGEPTWPSEADWSRLNTTLNGRLLKPQPLGAVCAPSHPAYNSNRCNTLVRSLSGTRTLLDDPLNVLTVYLEGDTCPISTSSRKPCTQGGFPVYVVNASTVAHVQAAVNFARNRNIRLIVKNTGHDFGGRSAGAGALSIWTHHLKSATYLANYTADSSLYTGKAVHLGAGLEAWELSDIMVDHRISLAAPGWATVGAVGGWMLGGGHGHVTSTLGLGADQPLSLNVVTADGRFVTADATHNADLFWALRGSGVGPAFGVVTSAVVRAYEPLSLVRVSLQWLTGPSYDPGNSPSPVVNRETFWRGVSAYYRFGIAVGDAGGVDFGYIRNRSNGSFSFDTGLTFPNKSPREVFNLLAPLYANLQSAGVNIANRLPAASSPYATRRGGTGASLGNARYSSRLWPRALWASDEGFAAAMAAVRSSVEDGGYTFHGLLMAARPLDGDAADSVSPGWRAAAMHASMQDDTALADLSPEAWRAANERVLRYSAAIRAATPGGGAYINEGDSLEPGWQDNFYGLGSYARLLRVKAALDPWDVFWAPTAVGSEGWEVRTEDGTLTQNGRLCRVGS is encoded by the coding sequence ATGTCCCCGATTATTAGTATAGCCATTTGGGCTACTTTACTGTCCACCATCACATCCCTCACATTCCCATATGAAAACATGCAGCTTGATCCAGCCGAGGCATTGTCTTTTCCATCTATTGCCTTTGGTAATGCCACAATCCCGATCCCTCAGCAGCCGTCCTGCAAATCATATCCAGGAGAACCTACCTGGCCCTCAGAAGCAGATTGGTCCCGTCTCAACACAACCCTCAACGGCCGCCTCTTGAAGCCCCAGCCGCTCGGCGCAGTCTGTGCACCCTCACATCCCGCTTACAACAGCAATCGGTGCAACACGCTGGTACGCAGCCTCTCTGGCACGCGCACGCTTCTCGACGACCCCTTGAACGTGCTGACGGTGTACCTCGAGGGTGACACCTGTCCCATCTCAACGTCAAGCAGGAAACCGTGCACCCAGGGCGGGTTCCCCGTCTACGTCGTCAACGCCAGCACGGTCGCGCACGTCCAGGCCGCCGTCAACTTTGCCCGCAACCGCAACATCAGGCTCATAGTCAAGAACACGGGACACGACTTTGGCGGCCGCTCCGCCGGCGCTGGTGCCCTCAGCATTTGGACTCACCACCTCAAGTCTGCAACCTACCTCGCCAACTACACCGCGGATTCTTCGCTCTACACCGGCAAGGCGGTCCATCTGGGCGCCGGCCTTGAGGCCTGGGAGCTGTCCGACATCATGGTGGACCACCGCATCTCCCTCGCAGCCCCGGGATGGGCGaccgtcggcgccgtcggcggctggatgctcggcggcggccacggCCACGTCACGTCGACGCTGGGGCTTGGCGCCGACCAGCCCCTATCGCTCAACGTCGTCACCGCCGACGGGCGCTTCGTTACGGCCGACGCGACGCACAACGCCGACCTCTTTTGGGCGCTCCGCGGCAGCGGCGTCGGCCCGGCCTTTGGGGTAGTCACCTCGGCCGTGGTGCGTGCGTACGAACCACTATCGCTGGTTAGGGTGTCGCTGCAGTGGCTGACGGGGCCCAGCTACGACCCCGGAAACAGTCCCAGCCCCGTGGTGAATAGGGAAACGTTTTGGCGCGGTGTCTCGGCGTACTACCGCTTCGGCATCGCGGTCGGGGAtgccggcggcgtcgactTTGGCTACATCCGCAACCGCAGCAACGGCAGCTTCAGCTTCGATACGGGACTTACATTCCCCAACAAGTCGCCCCGGGAGGTGTTTAACCTCCTCGCACCGCTATACGCAAATCTACAGTCGGCGGGAGTGAACATCGCGAACCGCCTCCCGGCAGCGTCGAGCCCGTACGCGACCAGACGGGGCGGCACGGGCGCGTCGCTGGGCAACGCGCGCTACTCGTCGAGGCTGTGGCCGCGGGCGCTGTGGGCCAGCGACGAGGGCTTCGCGGCGGCCATGGCGGCGGTGCGGAGCAGCGTGGAGGACGGCGGCTACACGTTCCACGGGCTGCTGATGGCGGCGCGGCCGCTGGACGGGGACGCGGCCGACTCGGTCAGTCCCGGCTGGCGCGCGGCGGCGATGCACGCCTCGATGCAGGACGACACGGCGCTGGCGGACCTGTCGCCCGAGGCGTGGCGCGCGGCCAACGAGCGGGTGCTGCGCTACTCGGCCGCCATACGGGCCGCGACGCCCGGCGGAGGCGCGTACATCAACGAGGGGGACTCGCTGGAGCCCGGCTGGCAGGATAACTTTTACGGGCTGGGCAGCTACGCCCGCCTGCTGCGGGTCAAGGCGGCGCTGGACCCGTGGGATGTGTTTTGGGCGCCGACGGCGGTGGGGAGCGAGGGGTGGGAGGTGAGGACGGAGGATGGGACGCTTACGCAAAACGGGAGGCTCTGTCGCGTCGGCTCATAG
- a CDS encoding galactose oxidase gives MSLTSLRAVSLGAALLGSHLTSAQATTTLPPSLTNCTTQETIWQTPQNVSLAICDGTNFQYGGKSLQMVEGVCGTRACVGLCNDNDKCVRAVYDKKNSVCHIKNNDEASDMIWAVDADFDAITKLLPDGTYPPPPSGQPPKDGQTPKPANETVVVGDAKKGVWSDVITLPLIPVAAYVVPTFPTPGRLMFFSSWGVDAFGGASGLTQFGSLDLASHQSTHREIANTHHDMFCPGISQLADGRILIQGGSDADAVSVYDPNTDAFTREANLQIARGYQSACTLSNGEVFTIGGAYSGERRGKEGEIYDPSANKWEVLKGADVKPMLTKDHEGIWREDNHAWLFAWRNGSVFQAGPSATQHWYGTKGYGAVVNAGTRDDANAMCGIFVMYDALRGKILSAGGSPDYTDSDANNRAHITTIGEPGSPAVVERVTDMAFQRGFANAVVLPDGKVIVTGGMKRSIVFSDANAVFVAEMFDPATKAWTQLAAAQKPRNYHSVSILLPDATVFVGGGGLCYVATIKGSTAKCNKSVDHADGEILSPPYLFNADGTAAARPVIGDLDKTSIRAGDSLTFAVTGIQGAAAANYKFSLVRMGSVTHSVNTDQRRVPLEDFSVGADGKFTVRTPADTGVMIPGHWYLFAIAPNGTPSVAKTVQIELGEAEAKRTAGIWGA, from the coding sequence ATGTCTCTCACATCCTTGAGGGCCGTGAGCCTTGGAGCTGCTCTCCTCGGCAGCCACCTCACCTCGGCGCAAGCCACCACGACGCTCCCCCCGAGCCTCACAAACTGCACAACCCAGGAGACGATCTGGCAGACGCCGCAAAACGTGAGCCTGGCCATCTGCGACGGAACCAACTTCCAGTACGGAGGCAAGTCGCTCCAGATGGTCGAGGGCGTCTGCGGCACCAGGGCGTGCGTGGGACTGTGCAACGACAACGACAAGTGTGTCCGCGCCGTGTACGACAAGAAGAACTCGGTCTGCCACATCAAGAACAACGACGAGGCCTCGGACATGATCTGGGCCGTCGATGCCGACTTTGACGCCATCACCAAGCTCCTGCCCGACGGCACCTACCCGCCGCCTCCCTCGGGCCAGCCGCCCAAGGATGGCCAGACTCCCAAGCCCGCCAACGAGACCGTGGTCGTCGGCGACGCCAAGAAGGGTGTCTGGTCCGACGTCATCACCCTGCCTCTGATCCCCGTGGCCGCCTACGTCGTGCCGACCTTCCCGACCCCTGGACGGCTCATGTTCTTCTCGTCGTGGGGCGTGGACGCCTTTGGTGGCGCGTCGGGCCTGACGCAGTTCGGCTCGCTCGACCTGGCCTCGCACCAGTCGACGCACCGCGAGATCGCCAACACGCACCACGACATGTTCTGCCCCGGCATCAGCCAGCTGGCCGACGGTCGCATCCTGATCCAGGGCGGAtccgacgccgacgccgtcTCGGTCTACGACCCCAACACGGACGCCTTCACGCGCGAGGCCAACCTGCAGATCGCGCGTGGCTACCAGTCGGCGTGCACGCTGTCCAACGGCGAGGTGTTCACCATCGGCGGCGCCTACTCGGGTGAGCGGCGCGGCAAGGAGGGCGAGATCTACGACCCCAGCGCCAACAAGTGGGAGGTGCTCAAGGGCGCCGACGTCAAGCCCATGCTGACCAAGGACCACGAGGGCATCTGGCGCGAGGACAACCACGCCTGGCTCTTTGCCTGGCGCAACGGGTCCGTGTTCCAGGCCGGCCCCTCGGCGACGCAGCACTGGTACGGCACCAAGGGCTACGGCGCCGTGGTCAACGCCGGCACCCGCGACGACGCCAACGCCATGTGCGGCATCTTTGTCATGTACGACGCCCTGCGCGGCAAGATCCTGAGCGCCGGCGGCTCGCCCGACTACACCGACAGCGACGCCAACAACCGCGCCCACATCACCACCATCGGCGAGCCCGGCAGCCCCGCCGTCGTCGAGCGCGTCACCGACATGGccttccagcgcggcttcgcCAACGCCGTCGTCCTGCCCGACGGCAAGGTCATCGTCACCGGAGGCATGAAGCGCTCCATCGTCTTCAGCGACGCCAACGCCGTCTTCGTCGCCGAGATGTTCGACCCGGCCACCAAGGCCTGGACCCAGCTGGCCGCCGCCCAGAAGCCCCGCAACTACCACTCCGTCTCCATCCTGTTGCCCGACGCCACCGTcttcgtcggcggcggcggtctcTGCTACGTCGCCACCATCAAGGGCTCGACCGCCAAGTGCAACAAGTCGGTCGACCACGCCGACGGCGAGATCCTGTCGCCCCCCTACCTGTTCAACGCCgacggcaccgccgccgcccgccccGTGATCGGCGACCTGGACAAGACCTCCATCCGCGCCGGCGACTCGCTCACCTTTGCCGTCACCGGCATCcagggcgccgccgccgccaactaCAAGTTCTCGCTGGTGCGCATGGGCTCCGTCACCCACTCGGTCAACACCGACCAGCGCCGCGTGCCGCTCGAGGACTTCTccgtcggcgccgacggcaaGTTCACCGTCCGCACCCCCGCCGACACCGGCGTCATGATCCCCGGCCACTGGTACCTGTTTGCCATTGCGCCCAACGGCACGCCCAGCGTCGCCAAGACGGTGCAGATCGAGCTCGGTGAGGCCGAGGCTAAGCGCACTGCTGGTATCTGGGGTGCTTAA